The following proteins come from a genomic window of Maridesulfovibrio zosterae DSM 11974:
- a CDS encoding FadR/GntR family transcriptional regulator, with product MSKKQVFAKKQKTGRFEDVVSLIKREILLKTYKVGDMLPREEELATQLGISRPMVREALAVLKTEGYLEARRGVGGGTFVKDILQSSQMGELISDLIVMDQMSIADLCNARLFLEPECARAAALNATPVEIRTLAKILDKTSNAKNRVEAVEHTSDFHNYVALCSKNIYFAMSIRAMMGFTSLFIETLVDLNDDIHDDKAHEIIFDAIASRNPQEAYEQMFVHVVELKKSMCKLEAHFREVTNNNMRE from the coding sequence ATGAGCAAGAAACAGGTATTCGCCAAAAAACAAAAAACAGGACGTTTTGAAGACGTCGTTTCGTTGATCAAACGTGAAATCCTGCTGAAAACGTACAAAGTCGGCGATATGCTCCCACGCGAGGAAGAACTAGCTACACAACTAGGCATCAGCAGACCTATGGTCAGAGAGGCTCTCGCTGTTTTGAAAACAGAGGGCTATCTGGAAGCCAGACGCGGAGTCGGTGGCGGCACTTTTGTTAAGGATATTCTGCAAAGCAGCCAAATGGGTGAACTTATATCCGATCTGATCGTCATGGACCAGATGTCCATTGCTGATCTTTGCAACGCCCGTCTTTTCCTGGAACCGGAGTGCGCACGTGCAGCCGCTTTAAACGCTACCCCAGTAGAGATCAGAACCCTCGCCAAGATTCTCGATAAGACATCCAATGCAAAGAATCGTGTGGAAGCGGTAGAACATACGTCAGATTTCCACAATTACGTCGCCTTGTGCAGCAAGAATATTTATTTTGCAATGAGCATTCGAGCAATGATGGGGTTTACCAGCCTATTCATTGAAACGTTGGTAGATCTCAATGATGATATCCATGACGACAAAGCTCACGAAATTATTTTCGATGCTATTGCTTCCCGTAATCCACAAGAAGCATATGAACAAATGTTCGTCCACGTTGTGGAACTGAAAAAATCCATGTGCAAACTGGAAGCTCATTTTAGAGAAGTCACAAACAATAACATGAGAGAGTAA